CGACGCGTGGATAGAACGGTTCCGCGCGCGCCGCAACGCGGCCCTGGAATCGGAGTTGGAGCCCATCCCCGGCGCGCCCGAGGCCGTGCGCGCCCTGCACGCGGCCGTGCAGGGCCGTATCGCGGTGGCCTCGGGCGCGGATCGCGTCAAGCTGCGTTTGCAACTGGAGAAGATCGGCCTGCAGGACTGCTTCGGCGAACACGTCGTCAGCGGGCAGGAGCAGGCGCGCAACAAGCCCTGGCCCGATGTCTACTTGGCGGCCGCGCGCACGCTGGACGTCGATCCGGCGCGCTGCGCCGTGGTGGAGGATTCGGTCACCGGCGCCCGCGCCGGCGTGGCCGCGGGTGCGACGGTGTTCGGCTATAGCCCCGGCGGCCCGGGCCACAGCGATGCCCAGGCCCTGCTCGATGTCGGCGTCGTGCACGTGCTGCGCGACATGCGGGAACTGCCGGCCGTGCTGGCCGGCTGGCAGGCGCGATAGCGTCGCGTCCCGCGCTCGCTGGCAGGCGGGTAGCCCAGGTAGTGTCGCGCCCTGCTTGCCTGGGCGCGGACTTGCAAGTTACGACGCCGATCAACCGCCCGCGGTGGCGCAGGCCTCTTCCGCCGGCGCCGCGTGCTTCGCGGTCGCAGCAGTCGTAGCGCTCGCAGCGTGCGCGGACATCGCGCGGCGCGTGGCGCGCGTCAGCCAGGCGGCCACCAGCAGGGCCAGCGCCAATACGGCCGCCGCCGCCCATCCCAGCGCGCCCAGGCCGTAGGTGGCGATGACGCGTCCGCCCAGGGCCGCGCCCACCCCGATGCCGATATTCGCGCCCGAGATGTTCAAGGACGCCGCGAAGGCCGCCGCATGCGGCGCCGCCTTCATCACGCGCGCGTGGCACACGATGAACAAGGCCGACTGCGCGATGCCCCACAACGCCAGGACAGGCGCCAGCCATAACGGCGCGTGCATCACCGACGCCACGGCCGCCAGGGCCGCCGCCATGAGCACGCTGAACAGCGCGGTGGCGCCGATCGGACTGCGGTCGACCATGCGGCCGCCCAGCGTATTGCCGATCAGCCCGACCGCGCCGAAGGCCATCATGGACCAGCCCACCACCTGGCCGTTGAATCCCGCCAGGCGTTCCAGCATGTCGGCCAGGTAGGTGTAGGCGGTGAACATGCCGGTGAAGACCAGCAGCGAAAGCAGCACGTGGCCCACCAGCACGGGATCGCGCAGGCTGCGCAACTGCTTGGCCAGCGAGCCGGCGTGCGTGCTGCCCGCCACCGCCGGCATATAGCGCTGCAACAGGCCGGCCTTGGCGAAGGCCAGCACCGCCAGGACCATGAAAGCCGCCCGCCAGCCGAAGGCGTCGGCAATGAGGACGCCGATGGGAATGCCGAGCACGGTCGCCACGACGATGCCGAACGCGACCATCGACACCGCCCGGCCCGCCTTCGCCGGTCCCACCAGGCTGATGGCGGTGTCGCTGGACAGGGACCAGAACACGGGCAGCGCGAGCGCGGGCACGAAGCGCGCCACGCCCATCACGTAGATGTTAGGCGCCCACGCCGCCATGACGTTCGCCACGCCGAATATGGCCAGCGCCGCCACGAAGACGCGCTTGCGCGGCAAGGCCGCCATCAGGGCGGTGGAGAAAGGGCCGGTGGCGGCCACGGTGAAGGCGAACAAGCTCACCAGCAGGCCCGCCTGCGCGACCTCGACACCCAGGTCGCGGGCCATCGCGGGCAGCAGGCCGATGATGACGAATTCGGTGGTGAGCACCGTGAAACCGGCGGCGGAAAGAAGCAGGATGGGCAACAGCATGAGGGAATGCGTAGGGATGCGCGTGCCGGGGCAGGTGCTTATCGGACGCCGCCCGCGACCGCGGCGCGATCACGGCTGGCGTATTGCCAGCGTTGCAAGCTTAAGGGAAACAGGGGGGAGGAAAAAGCGGCGGCGGCCGGAAACTTTAGTCAGGCCGCGCCGACAATGGACTTGCCGGCGCGGCCCGGGCGGCCCCGCGCGCGGCGTTGGTGTTCATTCATCGCCGGCCGCGCCGTCGATCACGGCGCGGCCGGCGGACATCAACCGCGGATGGATTCGATGCGATGAACGTGCTCGTGACGGAAGCGGAAGCGCTGCTTGAGAATGCGGCCGTTTTCCGCCATGCACGAAACCAGGTCCGTGGTGTAGGTCGTGGCGCCGTTGAACGGCGTGTTGTAGATGACGCGAGCGGCGATGCCGGGGCCATGCTCCGGCTGCAGATGAACGATGTCGCCCACATGGATGGGCGTGTTGTCCAGCGTATGGGTGGAACGACGCGTCAGTCGAGGTTGCATCATGGTGGTCATTGTTGGGTACTCCAATCTAGCTATGGTGTTGTTATGGTCCGCCCCCGGGGCGGACATCTGGCTTTGTGCCGGGCGCGAGGTCCGGCGCCGTTTCGCGCCGGGCCGGGAAATATTCACCGGCCGCCGATTCGCGATTCGGGAGGGCGCCCGGCCGGACATGCGTCAAGGCGCGGGTGTCGATACTCGTTATATGGTGTCCCAATTACGTGACGGGAACATTGCTGCGGATGGCGTATCGGCCTCGTTCCTAAGGATGAGACCATACGGCCGGAAAAGGCCACGCAAAAGTGCACAAAACGCTACGAGAACCGACGGCAGCGATTATTCGAATGACGAAGCATTCCACCACCCGCCACGGGTAGACGATCCGGAGAGAACGGCAGGTGGGACGTTTTCGACGCCAGCGGGATTTCCGTGTTTTTTATAGAGAGGACGGGGAAATCGCCAGCGCGCACTTGGCTGCGTGAATCACAGGAAAAGCCTGCGATGCCAGCCGCGTCGGCTATCGGGAAAAGTGCCAGGGATCGATTGAATCTGCCTGGAATGACTATCCTTGGAGCCGGACGCCGAGCCCGCAATAAAACGAGCATTTCGAATGTTACGTCATTTGCGTTCAAAAGTCAACATCCGTCTTCCAACCTCGCCCTTTCCCCCGCAAGCATGGCGGCATCGCGGTCCCCCGCGGCCGCGGCGAACGCTAGAATGCCCCATTGCGCGACGGCTTTCGCCAGCGCATGTGTGGAGGCCCCCGGCCGCCATGGCCAAGACCAACGACAACCCCGCCCGCCGCCGGCGGAACCGGACAGGCAGGCATTGAACACGACCGAGACATCCCTTTCC
This genomic interval from Bordetella genomosp. 10 contains the following:
- a CDS encoding HAD family hydrolase — its product is MSHFPYDAVLFDCDGVLVDSEPITNRVLTAMLGELGWRLTLEETLRIFLGKTVFDEAPRIQAETGYRIDDAWIERFRARRNAALESELEPIPGAPEAVRALHAAVQGRIAVASGADRVKLRLQLEKIGLQDCFGEHVVSGQEQARNKPWPDVYLAAARTLDVDPARCAVVEDSVTGARAGVAAGATVFGYSPGGPGHSDAQALLDVGVVHVLRDMRELPAVLAGWQAR
- a CDS encoding MFS transporter, which translates into the protein MLLPILLLSAAGFTVLTTEFVIIGLLPAMARDLGVEVAQAGLLVSLFAFTVAATGPFSTALMAALPRKRVFVAALAIFGVANVMAAWAPNIYVMGVARFVPALALPVFWSLSSDTAISLVGPAKAGRAVSMVAFGIVVATVLGIPIGVLIADAFGWRAAFMVLAVLAFAKAGLLQRYMPAVAGSTHAGSLAKQLRSLRDPVLVGHVLLSLLVFTGMFTAYTYLADMLERLAGFNGQVVGWSMMAFGAVGLIGNTLGGRMVDRSPIGATALFSVLMAAALAAVASVMHAPLWLAPVLALWGIAQSALFIVCHARVMKAAPHAAAFAASLNISGANIGIGVGAALGGRVIATYGLGALGWAAAAVLALALLVAAWLTRATRRAMSAHAASATTAATAKHAAPAEEACATAGG